One genomic region from Candidatus Nitrosopumilus koreensis AR1 encodes:
- a CDS encoding DUF99 family protein has translation MRSLHLEKKGLRGLAIAESFKQNSTKSIFSGVVMRRDFVIDGFVFGSATLEGNDATDAILKMYDDLERPDVSYILISGLIVSMYNIIDIKKLFEVLKIPIIGVSYRDSSGIEDSLKHHFPNSFESKINEYEKLGKREKITLSTSHDVYVRKEGCTLNDVRHLLNDLTLHGSIPEPIRVSQLLAKTLLEKGLSF, from the coding sequence GTGAGATCTCTTCATCTTGAAAAAAAAGGTCTGCGTGGATTAGCTATTGCTGAAAGCTTTAAACAAAATTCTACAAAATCCATCTTCTCAGGTGTTGTAATGCGCAGAGACTTTGTTATTGATGGATTTGTTTTTGGCAGTGCTACCTTGGAAGGAAATGATGCCACTGATGCAATATTGAAGATGTATGACGATCTAGAAAGACCTGATGTTAGCTATATTCTGATTTCTGGATTAATTGTTTCAATGTATAACATCATTGACATCAAAAAATTATTTGAAGTATTGAAAATCCCAATAATTGGCGTTTCATACCGTGACTCTTCTGGAATTGAAGACTCACTAAAACATCACTTCCCAAATTCTTTTGAATCCAAGATAAATGAATATGAAAAATTAGGTAAACGAGAAAAAATCACACTAAGTACATCTCATGATGTTTATGTTCGAAAAGAAGGGTGCACATTAAATGATGTGCGCCATCTTCTCAATGATTTAACATTACATGGTTCTATTCCTGAACCAATTAGAGTTTCTCAACTTTTGGCAAAAACATTACTTGAGAAAGGCTTATCCTTCTGA
- a CDS encoding SDR family NAD(P)-dependent oxidoreductase: MRLNDKVAIVTGASSDIGKGIAKKFVEEGAKVVLVARNLEGLEKARKEIGSEDSTVSMTCDLTDESQALQVVNQIMDTYGRIDILVNNAGAINDPIHFHEMQDSEIRKLIDVNLLGVFHMTKAVLTKMSDVKNGAIVNIGSISSERAIPRVHLAVYSATKAAIPMFTKSIAVEYARRNIRCNCVNPGIINSGSIKPYLDDPQARKVLEERLPLARVGEPEDVANAVLYLASDEASWVTGAILNVDGGKTASEG; the protein is encoded by the coding sequence ATGAGATTAAACGATAAAGTTGCAATAGTTACAGGTGCATCAAGCGACATTGGCAAGGGCATTGCTAAGAAATTTGTTGAGGAAGGGGCAAAGGTTGTTCTTGTCGCTAGAAATCTAGAAGGGTTAGAAAAAGCAAGAAAAGAGATAGGAAGTGAAGACTCTACAGTGTCAATGACATGTGATTTGACAGATGAATCTCAAGCACTGCAAGTTGTAAATCAAATCATGGACACATACGGGAGAATAGACATTTTGGTAAACAATGCAGGCGCAATTAATGATCCAATCCATTTTCATGAAATGCAGGATTCAGAAATTAGGAAACTCATTGACGTAAACTTGTTAGGAGTTTTTCATATGACAAAAGCTGTTCTAACAAAGATGTCTGATGTCAAAAATGGTGCGATTGTAAATATAGGCTCTATTTCAAGTGAGAGAGCAATTCCAAGAGTGCATTTAGCAGTTTATTCTGCAACTAAAGCGGCAATCCCCATGTTTACAAAATCAATTGCAGTAGAATACGCAAGAAGAAACATTAGATGTAACTGTGTCAACCCTGGAATAATTAATTCAGGCTCAATCAAGCCATATCTTGATGATCCTCAAGCAAGAAAAGTACTTGAAGAGAGATTGCCACTGGCAAGAGTTGGGGAACCAGAAGACGTTGCAAATGCAGTGTTATACTTGGCTTCAGATGAAGCAAGTTGGGTTACTGGGGCAATTCTAAATGTTGATGGTGGAAAAACAGCTTCAGAAGGATAA
- a CDS encoding NAD(P)-dependent oxidoreductase, producing the protein MKKIGIIGLGMLGNAVALHLLDSGFEVTVFNRNKDKTIQAKEKGATIVDAPKDVAEKSELVVIVVKDADAVKQVSFGENGIVKGRKEGLIVADMSTIDPSESKNISEKFQEHGINKLDIPVMGGPNVAITGDLVMMASGDKESFENCKEVFETIANKVFFLGENGVAHSIKLAMNLQITMLALGLSEGITLVKKAGVDPKIFLEILNSTYFKTGMSENKAFKMIDGKYEPTFTLANLKKDISTITNAAKSLGIELPMIKKAEEVYENAVKEGLGGIDYTGIIEYIKRINESK; encoded by the coding sequence ATGAAAAAGATAGGAATCATAGGGTTAGGAATGCTTGGAAATGCAGTTGCATTACATTTGTTAGATTCTGGATTTGAGGTTACAGTATTCAATAGAAACAAAGACAAAACAATACAAGCAAAAGAAAAAGGGGCGACCATTGTAGATGCGCCTAAAGACGTTGCAGAAAAATCAGAATTAGTAGTTATAGTTGTAAAAGATGCAGATGCAGTAAAGCAGGTGTCGTTTGGAGAAAACGGAATTGTGAAGGGAAGAAAGGAAGGATTGATTGTTGCAGACATGAGTACCATCGACCCTTCAGAATCAAAAAACATTTCAGAAAAATTTCAAGAACACGGCATAAACAAATTAGACATACCAGTAATGGGAGGTCCCAATGTAGCAATTACAGGGGATTTAGTTATGATGGCATCAGGGGACAAAGAAAGTTTTGAGAACTGTAAAGAGGTATTTGAGACGATTGCAAACAAGGTGTTTTTTTTAGGCGAAAATGGCGTTGCTCATTCTATCAAACTAGCCATGAATCTACAAATCACCATGCTTGCACTTGGATTATCTGAAGGAATCACATTAGTGAAAAAAGCTGGAGTTGATCCTAAAATTTTTCTTGAAATTTTAAACTCTACGTATTTCAAAACAGGGATGAGTGAAAATAAAGCATTCAAAATGATAGATGGAAAATACGAGCCAACATTTACACTTGCAAATCTCAAAAAAGATATCTCCACAATAACTAATGCAGCAAAATCATTAGGGATTGAGTTACCCATGATAAAAAAAGCTGAAGAAGTTTATGAAAATGCAGTAAAGGAAGGGTTAGGCGGAATAGACTACACAGGAATTATAGAATATATTAAAAGAATTAACGAATCCAAATAA
- a CDS encoding C2H2-type zinc finger protein — translation MLTIDCRDVLSIKHELVVYVSDQVAAIPTLKNNQFTLSTLDDDEIIDTNTVITAIKEFLDSIGEGRNFAVIGNNEMISITSVSGKTIEREQTQQQEMFSCTHCGFVTRYQVELETHMRIHYL, via the coding sequence ATGCTTACGATTGACTGCAGGGATGTCTTATCTATCAAACATGAATTGGTAGTTTATGTCTCAGATCAGGTTGCAGCCATACCAACTCTGAAAAACAACCAATTCACTCTGTCTACATTAGATGATGATGAGATTATTGACACCAATACTGTAATTACTGCAATCAAAGAATTTTTGGATTCTATCGGTGAAGGCAGAAATTTTGCTGTTATAGGAAATAACGAGATGATTAGCATTACTTCTGTATCTGGAAAAACAATTGAAAGGGAGCAAACTCAACAACAAGAAATGTTTTCGTGTACTCACTGTGGATTTGTAACACGCTATCAAGTTGAACTAGAAACTCATATGAGAATCCATTATCTCTGA
- a CDS encoding DsbA family protein, protein MNKKGVIIGVVVIAIIVGVAASLSSTPTETVNIDMTRTHGTISTSMGSPILGDPSAPVTIVEFGDYQCHQCYNWFHNTKPAITRDYIDTGKANLIFVDMAFLGRDSGPAAQATYCAEDQGMYWEYHDTLYNSQEDKIDNGWANTERLKAFAFSMGLDMDLFESCLDSGKYSKRVQYNTQQARDHGVRGTPGFFIVGPDGQQQIAGAQPFSVFKQILDPLV, encoded by the coding sequence ATGAACAAAAAAGGCGTAATTATAGGTGTCGTTGTTATTGCAATTATTGTTGGAGTTGCAGCATCTTTGTCTTCAACCCCTACCGAAACTGTGAATATTGACATGACTAGAACTCATGGAACCATTTCTACTTCTATGGGGTCTCCTATCTTGGGTGATCCCTCTGCTCCTGTAACCATTGTTGAATTTGGTGATTACCAATGTCACCAATGCTATAACTGGTTTCATAATACAAAACCTGCCATAACTCGTGATTACATTGACACTGGGAAAGCCAACTTGATTTTTGTTGATATGGCATTCTTGGGAAGAGATTCAGGTCCTGCAGCTCAAGCAACTTACTGTGCTGAAGACCAAGGAATGTACTGGGAGTATCATGACACACTTTACAATTCACAAGAAGATAAAATTGATAATGGTTGGGCTAACACTGAAAGACTAAAGGCTTTTGCATTTTCTATGGGGTTAGATATGGACTTGTTTGAAAGTTGTCTTGATTCTGGAAAATATTCTAAACGTGTTCAGTATAACACTCAGCAAGCAAGAGATCATGGTGTAAGAGGAACACCTGGATTCTTTATTGTAGGGCCTGATGGTCAACAACAGATTGCTGGCGCACAACCATTTTCAGTGTTTAAACAAATTTTGGATCCATTGGTATAG
- the artG gene encoding thaumarchaeosortase: MQNWNLIAGILIIASPILFSMIAYPDSVAWSWNEGRGGYLFALVFVVAELIGLKIVISKKRLLTVVPIALLTISYLVSLEYGLRDYIISSAEQFDVQLIYSWTWMWDFIVMAIFIVVALSIFFGKRWIRIAPAGPIFLTGTAIILSLDAFFPYDTLGPLQYIVPYFVQANVWVITLLDLGTAVARDNVMFLRGDHGSMALQVFWPSAGVHSIIIFSLVIGAFMLKMNIPRARKSMYFVLGIIGTITVNLIRIFSLSWYALKVTTDPVAWEEYHKIAGEIMFLPWLFAFILVVILIESRRLKKREEQEKSSSKNN; encoded by the coding sequence ATGCAGAATTGGAATCTGATTGCTGGAATTTTGATAATTGCTAGTCCTATCCTATTTTCAATGATCGCATATCCTGATTCTGTAGCTTGGAGTTGGAATGAAGGTAGGGGCGGATATCTTTTTGCACTTGTTTTTGTTGTAGCTGAACTCATTGGTCTGAAAATTGTCATTTCAAAAAAACGATTACTTACAGTAGTACCCATTGCATTACTGACTATCTCTTATCTTGTTTCATTAGAATATGGCTTGAGAGATTACATTATTTCATCTGCCGAACAATTTGATGTTCAGTTAATCTATTCGTGGACTTGGATGTGGGACTTTATTGTAATGGCAATCTTCATTGTTGTAGCATTGTCTATTTTCTTTGGAAAGAGATGGATTAGAATTGCTCCTGCAGGACCTATCTTTCTAACTGGCACTGCAATCATCTTGTCTCTTGATGCATTTTTCCCATATGATACACTTGGACCATTACAATACATTGTTCCATATTTTGTTCAAGCAAATGTGTGGGTGATCACACTGCTTGATCTTGGAACTGCTGTTGCAAGAGATAATGTGATGTTCTTGCGTGGAGATCACGGCTCAATGGCTCTTCAGGTATTTTGGCCATCTGCTGGGGTTCATAGCATTATCATTTTCTCATTAGTAATTGGGGCATTCATGTTAAAGATGAATATTCCTAGAGCACGAAAATCAATGTATTTTGTTTTGGGTATTATTGGAACAATCACTGTAAACCTAATTCGTATATTTTCTCTGTCTTGGTATGCGCTCAAAGTAACAACTGATCCTGTGGCTTGGGAGGAATATCACAAAATCGCAGGTGAAATAATGTTCTTACCGTGGCTATTTGCATTCATTTTGGTAGTTATTTTGATAGAATCTAGGCGTCTGAAAAAACGAGAGGAACAAGAAAAATCATCATCTAAAAATAACTAG
- the dinB gene encoding DNA polymerase IV, whose translation METRVVFHIDFDYFYAQCEEIRSPELKSKPVCVCVFSDRGGDSGAIATANYTARKYGVKSGIPIVFAKKRLEDREDAVFLPVDFDYYSEMSEKAMKIMEEFSDIFEYVGRDEAYLDVTKRVEGNFQKASHLAQQIKNSIREKTKLSCSIGISPNKLISKIASDFQKPDGLTVVSSEKIEQFLESLKIRDIPGIGKKTEQRFAEMNFETIGDLKKLDVFTLNKEFGRKSGTFIYNAVRGIDNEPVKKREPSIQHGKIVTLKKDSKDYTFLLENLLELCKEVHEIIQKKNQMFKSVGISFVQSDLSNKSKSKMLRNSTTSLEELNKTAQQLLKEALENQTITVRRLGVKVSELSENQGQRDITSYF comes from the coding sequence TTGGAAACAAGGGTAGTTTTCCACATAGACTTTGATTACTTCTATGCGCAATGTGAAGAGATAAGATCACCAGAATTAAAATCAAAACCAGTTTGCGTATGTGTTTTTTCAGATAGAGGGGGAGATAGCGGAGCTATTGCAACAGCAAACTATACTGCAAGAAAATATGGAGTCAAATCAGGAATACCGATAGTCTTTGCCAAAAAGAGGTTAGAAGATAGGGAAGATGCGGTTTTTTTACCAGTTGATTTTGATTATTATTCTGAAATGTCTGAAAAGGCAATGAAAATCATGGAAGAGTTTTCAGATATTTTTGAATATGTAGGAAGAGATGAGGCATATCTTGATGTAACAAAAAGAGTGGAAGGTAATTTTCAGAAAGCCAGTCATTTGGCTCAACAAATTAAAAATTCCATTAGAGAAAAAACAAAACTAAGTTGTTCAATTGGAATTTCTCCAAATAAATTAATTTCAAAAATTGCATCTGATTTTCAAAAACCAGATGGATTAACAGTTGTATCATCAGAAAAAATTGAACAGTTTTTGGAATCATTAAAAATCAGAGACATTCCAGGAATTGGAAAAAAGACAGAACAAAGATTTGCTGAAATGAATTTTGAGACTATTGGAGATTTAAAAAAACTTGATGTGTTTACTTTGAATAAAGAGTTTGGTAGAAAAAGTGGTACTTTCATCTATAATGCAGTAAGAGGGATTGACAATGAGCCAGTAAAAAAAAGAGAACCTAGCATTCAACATGGAAAAATTGTAACTTTAAAAAAAGATTCAAAAGACTACACATTTCTTTTAGAGAATTTATTAGAATTATGTAAAGAAGTTCATGAAATAATTCAAAAAAAGAATCAGATGTTCAAATCAGTTGGAATAAGCTTTGTTCAATCAGATTTATCAAATAAATCAAAATCAAAAATGCTTAGAAATTCAACTACAAGTTTAGAAGAATTGAATAAAACAGCACAACAATTACTCAAAGAAGCATTAGAAAATCAGACAATCACAGTTAGGCGATTGGGAGTCAAAGTGTCAGAACTTTCAGAGAACCAAGGGCAAAGAGACATTACTAGTTATTTTTAG
- a CDS encoding transcription initiation factor IIB, which produces MLQKYQIHNCSNSKLITDTFNGEIFCANCGTVIEEKLDNHNETPVHSLEDFMSKSQVGSKQSLSIHDKGMSSIIGKDKDAKGKSLSSSNKSRFNRLRVLDSRSKARKSSERTLVKSLTFLNGLKGKLGISENTIEGTSSLFRRAQKHQLIRGRSSDDLMAAALYVSCRQTMTPRSLEDISEIANITKKHLQKSVRVLINEFGLVLPQYNISSFLTKLSNDLGFSEKTKRYALKILSDVEKCGSAAGKNPIGQAAASLYLASMLMGENISQSTFSKISGISTVTLRNRKNTIQKLLEL; this is translated from the coding sequence ATGTTACAAAAGTACCAAATTCATAATTGCAGTAATAGTAAATTAATCACAGACACATTTAATGGAGAGATTTTTTGTGCAAATTGTGGCACAGTTATCGAAGAAAAATTAGATAATCATAATGAAACACCCGTTCATAGTTTAGAGGATTTCATGAGTAAGAGTCAAGTTGGTTCAAAGCAATCCCTTTCAATACATGACAAAGGAATGTCATCTATCATTGGAAAAGATAAAGATGCTAAAGGTAAATCATTAAGCTCATCTAACAAATCAAGATTTAATCGACTAAGAGTATTAGATAGTAGAAGCAAAGCAAGAAAATCATCAGAAAGAACTCTTGTAAAATCTCTAACTTTTCTAAACGGATTAAAAGGAAAGTTAGGCATTTCTGAGAATACAATAGAAGGTACATCGTCACTATTTAGAAGGGCACAAAAACATCAATTGATCCGAGGAAGAAGTTCTGATGATTTGATGGCAGCAGCTTTGTATGTTTCATGTAGACAAACTATGACCCCTAGAAGTCTGGAGGATATTTCTGAAATTGCCAACATTACAAAGAAACATCTACAAAAATCAGTCAGAGTTTTAATTAATGAATTTGGACTTGTATTGCCTCAATACAATATCTCCTCATTTCTGACTAAATTATCCAATGATCTAGGATTTTCTGAGAAAACCAAACGTTATGCTTTGAAGATATTATCAGATGTTGAAAAATGTGGTTCTGCTGCTGGAAAGAATCCTATTGGACAGGCTGCCGCATCACTATATCTGGCATCCATGCTGATGGGAGAAAATATATCACAGAGTACATTCTCAAAAATTTCTGGAATATCAACTGTAACATTACGTAATAGAAAAAATACAATACAAAAATTATTGGAATTATGA
- a CDS encoding P-II family nitrogen regulator — translation MYKIKAIVRNSTLSDVKKSLMDISTFSAYQVQITEISYAHKGLKSDISNYIPKSKIELLCADKDKEEIISTIQKTASTGQKDDGVVVSYKIDKFGKICDIGVDLITY, via the coding sequence GTGTACAAAATTAAAGCAATAGTGAGAAATTCAACTTTGTCTGACGTCAAAAAATCTCTGATGGATATTTCGACTTTTTCAGCATATCAAGTTCAGATTACAGAAATATCTTATGCACATAAAGGATTGAAATCTGATATCAGTAATTACATTCCTAAATCAAAAATTGAACTTTTGTGTGCAGATAAAGATAAAGAGGAAATTATTAGCACTATACAAAAAACTGCAAGCACGGGCCAAAAAGATGATGGCGTAGTGGTTAGTTATAAAATTGATAAATTTGGAAAAATTTGTGATATTGGAGTTGACCTTATTACATACTAA
- a CDS encoding fibronectin type III domain-containing protein encodes MSSEASAANAPNPPNNFSIQAVSDDQINLSWSAPYDGGFPITGYVITYVVDNGSFVELDTIDGNITNYSHTNLVTNHIYFYQVSAINSVGQSIPTKFLSGTTLHGTSVPDSPTSLQANPVSPTSVFLYWNAPQNNDDSIITGYMIEYGTITNQWHVLVSNTGIPQTSYYHSGIDAGKNYNYRVSAINSNGVGNPSNVVSIVPEVTTSPTITSIVINPTQVTLSWIAPSYTYGERIIGYAIDTKIDDDVYEHTVENTGLVTSYTISGLTTDKTYTFRLIALFDEGTRSISSRDVSVIPTYTSYYPFQTQNNLPIGTSVYTGQQSPHSTNTVVFSNPGTQTQYFQSPNTDIDGIWANVSTYVDGAVLYFDSEGKTYSLAILPNSKTWISFNNPIDVSNVRLNIDDRLYSSDIGRIAYVDLDTETPSPVSQLPIGTSVYTGHQSPGSLNTVVFSNPGPQTKNFQFPDTVSEVNGIWATVSTYVDGAVLYFDSEGKTYSLAIHPNSNTWISFNSPTTISNTIISIDDRGYSSDVGSVSYVTPDVTPQSQSAPDVPLGLHANLYSDDTVQLTWVSPLNNDKYPILGYRIEYKTNSDSDWNVISQNNGLQTIFVHSGLLDNKTYTFRVSSMNIYGISDPSINASVTTGRVVQPTPTNTYTSSGVLPIFNTDTSISYVISGGKVFGVVLDRDATSLDFMLEGETAGTLYTQLSRTLIDAIQSDESDRSFFVTVDGVNAQFTEIKTDDYRNMVISFPSGTNNISIIGTSVVPEFGTIDKEYVLPEPGTTPDSFVYGFKKAFEGLDLSFTFNQNDKVSKHLKFAELRLSEAKAMVQKGMPELVDDLTKDYEKQVSGAKQIANSASASVDKAALTETIMLASSKHIQVLTSLKDTLPEQAQLRIQVIIDNSKKDIGIAMKESSNRAADAMVKSEEMKKIAEYNKP; translated from the coding sequence ATGTCTTCAGAAGCAAGTGCTGCAAATGCTCCAAATCCTCCAAACAACTTTTCTATTCAAGCAGTTTCAGACGATCAAATTAATCTTTCATGGTCCGCCCCATATGATGGAGGTTTCCCAATTACTGGATATGTGATAACATATGTAGTAGATAATGGGTCATTCGTAGAATTAGATACAATCGATGGGAATATCACAAACTATTCACACACAAATCTTGTGACGAATCACATTTACTTTTACCAGGTTTCTGCAATAAATTCAGTTGGCCAAAGTATTCCGACAAAGTTTTTGAGTGGTACAACATTACATGGCACTTCTGTTCCTGATTCTCCTACATCACTTCAAGCAAACCCTGTATCACCTACAAGTGTTTTTCTATACTGGAATGCACCTCAAAATAATGATGATTCTATAATTACAGGTTACATGATAGAATATGGCACTATAACGAATCAATGGCATGTTTTGGTTTCAAATACTGGAATTCCTCAGACATCGTATTATCATTCAGGTATTGATGCTGGTAAAAACTACAATTACCGTGTTTCTGCAATTAATTCTAATGGCGTTGGAAATCCCTCAAATGTCGTCTCTATTGTTCCTGAGGTAACAACTTCTCCTACAATAACATCCATCGTGATTAATCCTACACAAGTTACATTGAGCTGGATTGCTCCATCGTATACCTATGGTGAACGAATAATTGGATATGCAATTGATACAAAAATAGATGATGACGTATATGAGCACACAGTTGAAAATACTGGACTTGTAACAAGTTACACTATTTCAGGACTCACAACAGACAAAACATACACCTTTAGACTAATTGCTCTTTTCGATGAAGGCACTCGAAGTATCTCTTCCCGTGATGTATCTGTAATTCCAACTTATACATCGTATTATCCATTTCAAACACAAAATAATCTTCCAATTGGTACATCAGTTTACACAGGACAACAATCTCCACATTCTACTAACACTGTAGTATTTTCAAATCCTGGCACTCAGACGCAATACTTTCAATCGCCTAATACGGACATAGATGGCATCTGGGCAAATGTTTCAACATATGTTGATGGCGCAGTACTTTACTTTGATTCTGAAGGTAAAACATACTCTTTGGCAATTCTTCCAAACTCCAAGACATGGATTAGTTTTAACAATCCAATTGATGTATCAAATGTTAGACTGAATATAGATGATAGATTATATTCTAGTGACATAGGCCGTATCGCCTATGTTGATTTAGATACTGAAACACCATCTCCAGTAAGTCAACTTCCAATTGGTACATCAGTTTACACAGGACACCAATCTCCAGGATCCCTTAACACTGTAGTATTTTCAAATCCTGGTCCTCAAACCAAAAACTTTCAATTTCCTGATACTGTCAGTGAAGTGAATGGCATCTGGGCAACTGTTTCAACATATGTTGATGGCGCAGTACTTTACTTTGATTCTGAAGGTAAAACATACTCTTTGGCAATTCATCCAAATTCAAATACATGGATTAGTTTTAACAGTCCTACGACTATTTCAAATACAATAATAAGTATCGATGACAGAGGATATTCTAGTGATGTAGGTAGTGTTTCATATGTTACTCCAGATGTTACACCACAATCCCAATCAGCACCAGATGTACCCTTAGGCCTTCACGCAAATCTTTATTCTGACGATACTGTACAACTTACTTGGGTTTCTCCTTTAAACAATGACAAATATCCCATATTGGGATATAGAATAGAGTACAAAACCAATTCAGATAGTGATTGGAATGTTATCTCCCAAAATAATGGACTTCAGACAATATTTGTTCACTCAGGACTTTTAGATAACAAAACATACACGTTTCGAGTATCGTCCATGAATATCTATGGCATAAGTGATCCTTCAATTAATGCAAGTGTGACTACCGGAAGAGTGGTTCAACCAACTCCAACTAACACATACACGTCATCAGGTGTACTTCCAATATTTAATACCGACACATCAATTAGTTATGTCATTTCTGGTGGCAAAGTATTTGGTGTTGTACTCGACAGGGATGCAACTTCATTAGACTTCATGCTTGAAGGAGAAACAGCCGGTACACTCTATACCCAATTATCAAGAACTTTAATTGATGCTATACAATCCGATGAAAGTGACAGATCTTTCTTTGTAACTGTTGATGGTGTCAATGCTCAATTCACTGAAATTAAAACAGACGATTACAGAAACATGGTAATTTCATTCCCATCTGGTACAAACAATATATCTATAATCGGTACATCTGTGGTTCCAGAATTTGGAACAATTGACAAAGAGTATGTTTTACCTGAGCCTGGAACTACTCCTGATTCATTTGTATATGGATTCAAAAAAGCATTTGAAGGGTTAGACTTGTCATTTACATTTAATCAAAACGATAAAGTTTCAAAACATCTGAAATTTGCAGAACTTCGACTAAGTGAAGCTAAAGCAATGGTTCAAAAAGGAATGCCTGAACTAGTTGACGATTTAACAAAAGACTATGAAAAACAAGTATCTGGTGCAAAACAAATTGCCAACTCTGCTTCAGCATCTGTAGATAAAGCAGCATTAACTGAAACTATAATGTTAGCATCATCAAAACATATTCAAGTTTTAACTAGTCTCAAAGACACACTTCCCGAACAAGCACAATTAAGAATCCAAGTGATAATTGATAATTCTAAAAAAGACATTGGTATTGCAATGAAAGAATCCTCCAACCGTGCTGCTGATGCAATGGTAAAGTCAGAAGAAATGAAAAAAATAGCTGAATATAACAAGCCATAA
- a CDS encoding DNA-binding protein: MTVKNQKTQKIFYPNLILELNLSQKHLQSKETKSSKSPEERDVIFVGTKPIMTYVSATLTQLSTRPTVTIKARGKRITQAVDVSQMIVKRMDSVGYVISDVRISSDSLTSQDGKQRNVSTMEIDISKE, translated from the coding sequence GTGACAGTAAAAAATCAAAAGACGCAGAAGATATTTTATCCGAATTTGATTCTAGAACTAAATCTGAGCCAGAAACATCTCCAGTCTAAAGAAACAAAATCTTCCAAATCTCCAGAAGAACGAGATGTAATTTTTGTTGGTACAAAACCTATCATGACTTATGTTTCTGCAACTTTGACTCAACTTTCAACAAGACCTACTGTTACCATAAAAGCTAGAGGAAAAAGAATTACACAAGCTGTTGATGTTTCTCAAATGATTGTAAAACGAATGGACTCTGTTGGGTATGTAATTAGTGATGTGAGAATCTCATCTGATTCACTAACTTCTCAAGATGGTAAGCAACGTAATGTCTCTACCATGGAAATTGACATTTCAAAAGAATAA
- a CDS encoding LysE family transporter, producing MEQFLEFAILVIVISASGVMAPGPLFAANISYGLRGGAKSGIKMATGHAIVELPLVILLGIGVFSLESFPEFRTTISILGALTLFIFAILQIRTVFREKEFSHPNSKQGALITGVLLSGLNPFFIIWWVTIGFKLISDAMLIWAFSGMLIMFGLHIWMDFAWLGAVSFLASKSKKILSNKNYKILMTGLSMMLIYFGITFLQEIEF from the coding sequence ATGGAACAATTTTTAGAATTTGCCATACTGGTCATAGTTATTTCAGCATCAGGAGTCATGGCGCCAGGACCACTTTTTGCAGCAAACATATCATACGGATTAAGAGGAGGTGCAAAATCAGGAATCAAAATGGCCACAGGTCATGCAATAGTAGAATTGCCCTTAGTCATATTGTTAGGAATTGGTGTTTTTTCCTTAGAAAGTTTTCCAGAATTTAGAACAACCATTTCTATTTTAGGGGCATTAACTCTGTTCATATTTGCAATATTACAAATTAGAACAGTTTTTAGAGAAAAAGAATTTTCACATCCAAATTCAAAACAAGGTGCATTAATCACAGGTGTTTTGTTAAGTGGATTAAATCCATTTTTCATCATATGGTGGGTGACCATAGGATTCAAATTAATTTCAGATGCGATGTTGATTTGGGCATTTTCAGGCATGTTAATCATGTTCGGATTGCACATATGGATGGATTTTGCATGGTTAGGTGCAGTTTCATTTTTGGCTTCAAAAAGTAAAAAAATTCTTTCAAACAAAAATTACAAAATATTGATGACAGGATTAAGTATGATGTTGATTTATTTTGGAATTACATTTTTACAAGAAATAGAGTTTTAA